The Zonotrichia albicollis isolate bZonAlb1 chromosome 23, bZonAlb1.hap1, whole genome shotgun sequence genome contains the following window.
agccctgcctTTGGAGGTGCCGTGGGGCcaccacagcacagctcagctcaggaTTAGCTGGGAGAAGCAAAAATAGCCTGAAGCTGTGACTAAGGCCAGATTTTGGCTCTGGGAAGCCGGGATTATGGTGATATCCAGGATGTGTTATTAGAACAGAAAACAAGGGTTTGCAtttgggagtggctggctgagctggaggatgtggccctggcaggctggcagACCCCAGCCATGGTGGGCACTGAGCCTGGTTGGGTGCCCCggggcccagagctgcagctgcctggcacaggcagggttAACTCCCCACGGAGTATCAATGCCCTAAACCCCTCTCCATGGCAGATAAAGCCGATAAGAGGCACATCAAAGCCACAAAGCCCCGCACTGTTTAAAAGTGCCCGGCAGAGGTGGTTGGGCAGCTTTGGACAGGAGACTGCCAGGGTACTGCAGGCAATGCCAGGCTCTCTGGGGCAAATTCCTAAGGTTTTGGTCCTGGTGTTGCAGGCAGCTTCCCTTGGAGAGCCTGGTCCATGAGCTCTGCCCCTCTGGAGGGACAGTGGGATCAGCACCACGAGGCACAtgtggctctgccctgtcccctccaggcacagctcagtAAGAGAAGGGGAACAGAGATTTCTCACACATTGCAGCCCCAAGGGTAACATCCCAAATTTCAGCTTCCCTGGGTAAATGaccccctgtgccaccaggaCTGTGTCACTCCAGGCTCAGAGGCATGGCAGCATGGCAGCAAACACATGCTCAGGGTGCTCCGAGTGCCTCCACAGTGCCCTGCGAGGTAGCTGCAGGCTCCCAGTGCCATCTCCGTGCCAGTCTCTCCCAGCAAGGGAGGAGATGCTCAGCCTGGCAGGCAGCTGGCCCGGGACACAcctgctgctggtgcttttGAAGGAAAGCTGGGATCAGTCATGagcacagcccatccctgggtgGCTTCatggtgccagcagtgctggtggcatGTGGCACCGGGTATCACCCATCCCGGCTTCAATCCATCCCAGCTTCAACCCATCCCAGCTTCAACCCATCCCGGCTTCAACCCATGCCGGCTTCAGCCCATCCCGGCCCGGCACATGGACACCGGGAGCAGCTCAGCGCCCGGAGACGCCGGCAGCCCCGGAGCACGGGACGGGGGCCTGGGGATCCCGGGTCAGCCGGGGCGTGTTGGAACCGACCGTGCCCTCTCCGGTGCTCCCGCAGGCACCGCGATCTGTCCCTGGTGCTGAGCGCGGCCGCGGCGACACCGAGCGGCACCGGGGCGGCCCGGGACACGGGCACGGGAGTACCGGAGCACCGAGCCCAGCACGGGACGGTCCCGCACAGCGCGTGGGTAGCCGAGCACCGGGTCAGCGGTGCCGGGCGCTCCCCGTCCCGTTCCCGTCTCCTGCCGAGCACCGGCTTTCCCCACCCGGTTCCCCCCACGGCCCCTCCCCGGTCCCGTCGCAGCCCTACGTGTGCCATCGAAGCGGGTGGCGATGGTGTCCAGGAAGGTGTTCTGCGGCGCCAGCAGCCCCTTCATCACCGGCATCGTCCCGCCCCACaggccggcccggcccgccccaCCTGCCGGGCTGCCTCCGCCGCCCCCGGGCCCTCCGCAGCACCGCGGGCTGATCCCGGCCCGCCCGGGgctcccgccccgcccccgccaCGCCCCGCCACCGGGAGGGGCCTCGGCCCCGTCGGGCACCCGCGGGCACGGCGGGCTGGCCCGGGGGGGCTCGGGGTTGGTGGCACCGGGAGCTGCCCGGTCACGGGAGCCGCTCAGCCCCGGCCCTCTGGGGCGCACGGGGGCTGCAGATGGAGCGGAAAGCGCCGCACCTCGGGTGAACTCTGTCCTGGTACCGCACACGGGCGCACAccggggcagcgccgcgggTACGCCCAGTCCCAGCCCCGCGGGGGAAGGAACTCGCTCCGGCACCGAGCTGTGCCCGCACCGAGCTCCCCTCACACCGAGCTGTGCCCGCACCGAGCTGTGTCCGCACCGAGCTGCCCCCGCACCGAGCTGTCCCCGCACTGAGCTGTGCCCGCACTGAGCTGTGCCCGCACCGAGCTGTCCCCGCACCGAGCTGTGCCCGCACCGAGCTCCCCTCACACCGAGCTCTCCCCGCACCGAGCTACCCTCACACCGAGCTGTGCCCGCACCGAGCTCCCCTCACACCGAGCTCTCCCCGCACCGAGCTGTCCCGGCCCGACCCTCCCCAGAGACACAGCAGAGCCGGCTGACATCAGGCTACCATTTATTGTAAAAGGCCGCGGTGCCCGCGGTGCCCTGagcaggctgggccagggccagggcagggaggaggtaTCTAAAAGTGCTATTTACACCGAGCTCGGCTGTGTGTGCCCGCAGCCCGTCCTGACAGGGACCCCCTCTGTGTGTCCCGCTGCCCCCATCCCATTCAATAAAAGCTCCTTGCAGCCCCCTGGCTGGCACTCAGGTCcttccctgagtgtccctggcACTCCCTGGGACTCTCAAGGCTGGTGGCAGCGCCCCGTGGCACCGCTGTGGGCTGGGTGACCGTGCCCGCAGGGCAGCCCAACACATCGGGGCAGGCGGTGCCCGAGGGCTGCCCGCGCTTGCCCATGGTGAGGATGCCCGCAGCGTGGTTGCCGGAGCCGTGGAGCAGGCGGTAGAGGCGGCTCTGGAAAGCCAGGGGGACGCTCTTCCTCTTGCCCAGCGTGAGGATGCCGGCGGCGTGGTTGCCCATGCCGTGTAGGAGGTCGTAGACGCGGCAGGAGCAGGTTTTCTGCCGGCAGCAGTGGGGCAGGTTCTGCCGGGCAGcggccagggagcagagcaggagcagcagcaggaggcaggCAGCTCGCTGGGGCTGCCAGAGAACGGGCAGCGttagggcagtgacagtgacagggcagggatggggactgcccGAGCCACGACTGTCCCCTCTCTGTGGTGTTCaactgccccctgccctcctggCTCAGCCCCACACCCGAGGTGCacctggagcctcacccttcaCTGCCTGTGTCCAGCCAGCAGCCAGATGTGGGTGTGCTCATTGCACCCCTGCTCTGCGGCTCATCTGTGCCCCAGCCAGATGTGGGTGTTCTCACCACACCCGTCCTGCACCTCACCTGTGTCCAGCCAGATGTGAGTGTCCTCAccccacccctgccctgctccagctcacaAACTCCCTCCTCTCGCTGCCCAGTGCTACAGAACGAGCCCTGAAAGCACCcatgctgcaggaattgcatgcccagctccctcccaagCATTCCCCCCATCAGTCAGGGATTCCCAGGGATTTGCTGCACACTCGGAGCTTCCCAAGAAACCAGCCAGTTCCTCCCACACCCCCAGCCCAACATCCTGACCTCCCACCcatccccaggggctgcagccccccagccccaccttgctGTTGGGCACCTCCATCCTTGCTGGGGTCTTCATATGGCcgagcagctctggggcatgTCCCATCGGCAGCACAGCACCCCGCACTGCCACCGCCCCTTTATAGGGCCCGGCACAATGGGGCTGCCAAAAATACCTGGGCCAGCGGGAGCAGCGAGTGTCCGGGAGACGCGGTAGCCCGGAGACCATGCAGGCCTTTCCCCTCATTTGCAGCTCCCCATTGTGAGGGTGCTCACTGCAAGGGGTGCCTGGCACTAATGAGGCCATAATTGCCCACGGGCtgcgctgctgggctggcacaaaGGGCTGAAGGTCAGCGCTGGCCGCTGCTCACATCCCCATTAGGCTAATTAACCCCCCGAACAAAGGGGTGCCAGCAGCTTCACAGCTCCCCGACTGACGTGGGGAGCCATGGGGAGCTGTCACCCTGTGCTCGGCTGGTGCCAGGGAGGGATGGTGCCACCAGGGTCCTGTACCCGGTGCCAGGGAGGGACAGTGCCACCAGGGTCCTGtacccagtgccaccagggtcctgtgccagggagggatAGTGTCACCAGGGTCCTGTACCCAGTGCCAAGGAGGGATAGTGCCGCCAAGgtcctgtgccagggagggacAGTGCCACCAGTGTCCTGTACCAGTGTCAGGAAGAGATAGTGCCACCAGGGTCCTGTACCCGGTGCCAGGGAGGGACAGTGCCACCAGGGTCCTGTACCCATGCTAGGGAGGGATAGTGTCACCAGGGTCCTGtacccagtgccaccagggtCCTGTACCCATGCCAGGGAGGGATAGTGTCACCAGGGTCCCGTACTCAGTGCCACCAGTgtcctgtactcagtgccaccAGGGTCCTGTACCCAGTGCCAGGGAGGGATAGTGCCACCAGGGTCCTGTACCCGGTGCCACCAGTGACCTGTACCAGTGCCACCCTCCATCCCCTTTGGTGACACCATCCCATGGTGgtgctgtgcctggcacagagGGAGCCACAGGGCACCAGGGAGGCTCTGGCACTCTTTATAACactccacagccccagcctgacCTCCAGCCTTTGCTTGTGCTCGactcccctgccctggggatgAACCCAAACACGtccctggtgccagcagccacATCTGCTGTCCAGGGACAGCCTGGCCCTACATCTGCTGCACCAGAGAGCCTCCCAGCCCTTCTGCATGGTGGGGACCCCAGGGATGCTGTGGAGGTGACAGGAGCAGCCAGGATCCTTCTGCCAGCCAGcttttccccagggctggtGGAGGCCAAACCTGAAGCCctggggagggtgggcaggagctgcttttcCAAGTGGCATCTGGCACAGCAGGCTGGGGGTACATGCACACGGGCACTGGGCAGAGATCTGGCTCCAGAATCAGATGGAAGGGATGGATGAGTCCTCTGTGAGCTCGGCAGGGCATGAGAGAGCAGGGACATTTCTCCCCAAGCTCAGCAGCGCAGGGCACCCAGCTCACAGACCCTGCCCAGGCAGGCTGGGGCTCCCTGCTCccggtccctgtgcccagggctgctcagtccgggccccgagccccgggccGGGGTCAGCAGGACGCGGGGTCGCCGCCTCCGTCTGTCTCGGGGATGGGCTCCAGCGGGGCCGGCAGCCGGGAGGGCTCGGGCGAGGCTGAGCCGTTCCTGCCGATGCCGCACGACTGGCCCGCGTTGTGGATCTGCCACAGGTTGTCCAGAGCCTCCGCCTTGGCGTGCTTGAGGAGgtcagcctggccctggggacGAGATAtcgggctgtggggacaggaggtgacagggaaggggaaggggaaaggggaaaggggaaagggaaaggggaaaggggaaggggaaaggggaaaggggaagggtgggcagagcagggctgggcagggcagggcagggcagagcagggctgtccccGCAGCCCTCGCCGCTCACCTTGAGGACAGTGATGTTCCAGGCGAAGCTCTCCAGCGCCTTCTGCAGCTTGCGGCCCCGCAGCCCTTCCTTGGTCTCGATGCGATGCAGCTCCTTGTGGAAATCCATCCCTGATGGACGGCACAGGGGCTCAGGGACGCTGGCATGGGGGCAGCCACCACCCCTGGCCAACAGCGACCAAGCCAGAGGGATGCCCTTTGCCCACCATGGGATTGCAGGCTGGGTGGGCTCcccactgccccagcagcctcaaGAGTCCTCCACACCTCAAATGATGGGACCCCCCACCATCCCAGCACAACAACCAGCTGCACCCTGGGGCCGTTCTGGACCCAGACACCACAAGGTCTGGCAAGGCAGTGAAGCCCCTGGGCAGAAGCACAACTCCTGCACTCCATGGCCCATCTGGAGGGCACTCAGAGCCCCCCAtggctgtgccacccccagaGTGGGTGCTATATTTACCCCTGGTGACGCAGCAGCGGCTCGTGGCCCACGCCAGGGCTCCCACGCAGCTCCCTCGCCCCGGTGCTGCCAATCAGCCCGcccacatccctgcagctccccggggcccagctcctgccagccgggtaccagcaccacagcagcccGTCCCCAGCACGGCCGGGGTGAAAGCAGGCAGCACTAGGGCATGGGGTGGGGGATGCAGCTGCCAAagtgctgctgccaccaccccgaggggctgcccagcccagaatgcccctgctcctgcaatgcaggagggcacagcaccaatctgtgccctgctgcagcctgtgccccaCTACTCCActcccccagggctggcagcagtggcagagctgggccaagAGTTTGGGGAGATTTCCGTCTGCAGCGTGGGCAGGGAACAAACacggctgctggcagcagggctggcatggcagggacagcagagcagggctcccTCCTTCTTCCCAAGCCTCTCCAGCTTGGTGCCCAGGGTCTGGCCCTTCCcagcagtggcagagctgggccaagAGTTTGGGGAGATTTCCCTCTGCAGCGTGGGCAGAGAACAAACATGGATGCTGGCATGGCAaggacagcagagcagggctccctccttcttcccaagcctctcctgctcctgacgctctcccagccccacagggagCCCACACAAGACCCTGGAGCTGGGGGGACTGTCCCAGTGGGGTCCCAGCCAACAGTGGGGCCAGAGGTCCCAGAGTGggggcacctgcagggagggccagggcaggcagcagcagcacctgcctgTGTGGGTTCTGCCATGTGTTTGGGAAGTCTTAGCACTCAGTTGCCATTTCTGCTGTCAGCCCCAGCCTGTTATTTCTGGCACTAATTATGTTCTGGCGTTTGACAGCTAATGACTCTTCCCCGCTTCCTCATCAGCCTCCCCCACTCTGCTTGCTCCCTaccacacagctctgcagcccacCCACCCACAGCCTGCCCCGGTACAGGaagccctgagccccccaggacGTGCCAGAGCCGtggtggagctggggctgccctccAGGACCCACCTGCCTGCTGTGCCTGGATCAGCTTCCCGTACACGGCGTCGGCAGACTCGATCAGGGTCCTGCTGGTCTGGATCATCTGGGGAGAGGGGAAATgtgagcagctgggcagccctggccctgtgtcccctggccaggtggatggggacacagggctcaGCAGGGGATGCCCCTCTGCACCAGCACAGTGCCCGGGGTCtggcccttcccaccccacgGGTATGGTGTGAGCAGCACGTGGCCAATGGCCAGGTTCCCTTCAACACAAAAGAaggaagcagctctggctgtggctATTAATGGGATTTCTCCCACCTAGTGGGATCCGGGTGAGGCACAAGCAGTGCAGACACAGGGCTGTAGTGTCCCAGGGTCAGACTGCTCAGGGCAAGCCTGTGCCTTGGCAAGATTCCTTCCTGGGCAGCCACCATGCAGCCCCCTGCCCCAGGATGGGTACAGGGAGTTCAGGGTTCCCCATCCTTGGACCTTGTGATCCATCCCACAAAACCTGCCTGGGTTCATCCCACAAAACCTGCCTGGGGTCATCCCACGAAAACTACTCAGGTTTGCCCCACAAAAACTACTCAGGTTCACCCCACAAAACCTGCCTGGGTTCATCCCACAAAAACTACTCAGGTTCACCCCACAAAACTTGCCTGGGTTCATCCCATAAAATCTGCCTGGGTTCATCCCATAAAGCCTACTCAGGTTCATCCCATAgaacctgcagcagcagtgggtgcTGGTCCCAGTGCCAG
Protein-coding sequences here:
- the HCRT gene encoding hypocretin neuropeptide precursor, translated to MASLVPGTPCSEHPHNGELQMRGKACMVSGLPRLPDTRCSRWPRYFWQPHCAGPYKGAVAVRGAVLPMGHAPELLGHMKTPARMEVPNSKPQRAACLLLLLLLCSLAAARQNLPHCCRQKTCSCRVYDLLHGMGNHAAGILTLGKRKSVPLAFQSRLYRLLHGSGNHAAGILTMGKRGQPSGTACPDVLGCPAGTVTQPTAVPRGAATSLESPRECQGHSGKDLSASQGAARSFY